One Mugil cephalus isolate CIBA_MC_2020 chromosome 8, CIBA_Mcephalus_1.1, whole genome shotgun sequence genomic window carries:
- the rfc5 gene encoding replication factor C subunit 5: MDSTSKPTLQSRNLPWVEKYRPDTLDALISHKDILSTIQKFISEDKLPHLLFYGPPGTGKTSTILACAKQLFKGKEFNSMVLELNASDDRGIDVVRGPIMSFASTRTIFKKGFKLVILDEADAMTQDAQNALRRVIEKFTENTRFCLICNYLSKIIPALQSRCTRFRFGPLSPDQMIPRLEHVIQQESIDISPDGMKAVVNLSSGDMRRSLNILQSTTMAYGKVTEDTVYTCTGHPRRSDIANILDWCLNKDFTTAYNQILQLKTLKGLALHDILTEVHLLVHRVDFPPIIRLNLLIKLADIEHRLASGTNEKIQLSSMVAAFQAVRDLVVSEAS; encoded by the exons ATGGATTCGACAAGTAAACCGACGTTACAGTCCAGAAATTTACCATG GGTTGAGAAATACAGACCAGACACACTCGATGCCCTGATCTCACACAAAGATATTCTGAGCACCA TCCAGAAGTTTATCAGCGAGGACAAACTTCCCCACCTCCTGTTCTACGGCCCCCCAGGAACCGGCAAAACGTCCACCATCCTCGCCTGCGCCAAGCAGCTCTTTAAGGGCAAAGAGTTCAACTCCATGGTGCTGGAG CTTAACGCCTCAGACGACAGAGGCATCGACGTCGTACGAGGTCCCATCATGAGTTTTGCCAGCACCAGGACCATCTTCAA GAAGGGCTTTAAGTTGGTGATACTGGACGAGGCCGATGCCATGACCCAGGATGCCCAGAATGCATTGCGGCGAG TCATCGAGAAGTTCACAGAAAACACCCGGTTCTGCCTGATCTGTAACTACCTGTCTAAGATCATCCCTGCGCTCCAGTCTCGCTGCACCAGGTTCCGCTTCGGTCCTTTGTCCCCGGACCAGATGATCCCCCGACTGGAGCACGTGATCCAGCAGGAGAG CATCGACATCTCTCCGGATGGAATGAAGGCCGTAGTGAACCTGTCGTCGGGCGACATGAGGAGATCACTCAACATACTGCAG AGCACCACGATGGCGTACGGGAAAGTGACGGAGGACACGGTGTACACCTGCACGGGACACCCCCGCCGCTCAGACATAGCCAACATCCTGGACTGGTGCCTCAACAAAGACTTCACCACAGCGTACAACC AAATCCTGCAGCTGAAGACTCTGAAAGGTTTGGCTCTGCACGACATCCTCACCGAGGTTCATCTGCTCGTACACAGAG TGGACTTTCCTCCGATCATCCGACTCAATCTGCTCATCAAGTTAGCCGACATCGA GCACCGACTCGCCTCGGGAACCAACGAGAAGATCCAGCTGAGCTCCATGGTGGCAGCTTTCCAGGCCGTGAGGGACCTGGTGGTCAGCGAAGCGTCCTAG
- the pebp1 gene encoding phosphatidylethanolamine-binding protein 1, with protein MPAVDVSQWSGPLSLQEVEEKPLHPLTIKYDSVEIDELGKVLTPTQVQNRPTCVEWEGCDPAKLYTLALTDPDAPSRKDPKFREWHHFLVINMKGNDVSSGCVMSDYVGSGPPKGTGLHRYVWLVYEQPGALSCSEAVLTNRSGDGRGKFKIQSFRKKYNLGAPVAGTCYQAEWDDYVPKLYEQLAGK; from the exons ATGCCCGCGGTGGATGTGAGCCAGTGGTCCGGACCTTTATCgctgcaggaggtggaggaaaaacCTCTGCACCCTCTGACTATTAAATACGACTCTGTGGAGATCGACGAGCTCGGGAAAGTGCTGACTCCGACACAG gtGCAGAATCGACCCACCTGCGTCGAGTGGGAAGGATGTGACCCGGCGAAACTCTACACCTTAGCCCTGACAGACCCCGACGCTCCCAGCAGGAAGGATCCCAAATTCAG GGAGTGGCACCACTTCCTGGTGATCAACATGAAGGGGAACGACGTGTCCTCGGGCTGCGTCATGTCCGACTACGTGGGCTCTGGACCCCCGAAGGGAACAG GTCTGCATAGGTACGTGTGGCTGGTGTACGAGCAGCCCGGAGCCCTGTCCTGCTCCGAGGCCGTGCTCACGAACCGCTCCGGAGACGGCCGCGGGAAATTCAAGATCCAGAGCTTCAGGAAGAAATACAACCTGGGAGCTCCGGTGGCCGGGACCTGCTACCAGGCCGAGTGGGACGACTACGTCCCCAAACTGTACGAGCAGCTGGctggaaagtaa
- the LOC125012021 gene encoding uncharacterized protein LOC125012021 produces MKIVAPVALLHLCLLAAATVSGDDSTETSLTASPGDVALLPCYTVGNVTPSLTTWMKNGREVIRGGGGGEGGGEGGGGGASGSSSPTGERLVVLYDGSLNIRGVIPGDEGSYLCISTLPSNIIFRALMQLQVVDGPEDLSTSVSPATALSNGTLYVRRGSSVSFNCSASSYPSQRLTWAFSGAGSSNDALVSRSGSWLFFRIDDIQPGHQGVYSCSAQNNVSQKTVNQSTQLLVYYVPDGHPDCMWGSSRDPSQFICSWPGAYPTPELRWSEDDAFTVTDDLSVALNRSLLSDGQTVKCSARHPLLPPGEEKSCSVVLKRPYPDGEPMVSALEATTVTLSCTETTSIPPANTTWRKGLQQDAIVPGSKYVLSEDGPVLRLTIVNATREDEGYYFCRSENLLGVCELEVFLTVKNSSAFTGAIIGVFIAVLIVGSAVVVAKVVYSSRHHICLGDGSGFGQMEDRGDVLSLVESDDEQFFQDTVPQLPPLPNGRQTTLVQIHRIPSSDHKDVEAADMSPQQQEDTAQTEEPEDLVTILHIAKALHPTDTVSQCHSVSVSPRPSVKWTPAVEVGRPTQEVRREKSEECDDVLHEEQPGGAAAAVAAVTAGNGGERGQPSGMNPSSADFVPCFHPPAASDPALFLELKTRRPPSLLERAGCETWSVDFSPDGAWFAWSMGHGVVWVVAWPLDSEDGQNGDTDRGDKSFSCDHPLWGLAFGPRPPKSAAASRPAKRNSKESSSLLLATGLENGVIKIWNVFTGDAVFDLHGHEGVVRNLVFPQNGTLTLISSSRDKTLRIWDLAHKGKKVQVLSGHKDWISCCCVSSDCSMIASIGRFDRMVCLWSLRSYTFIRNLSGGTHKTLYLLSSCDFSPDGAVLATAAYSGSSWWIDLWDPYTAEKLVTLVDYFDDYGQSQISSIQFSPSGLHLAIVTDDRALRIWEPGERGMVMQTKKDQESNGLCCNYHPQGGVVATGTRDGHVRFWRSPMTVPSLSHLCRSILRHSVSTHQIEALPLPKRIHEYLTYRNIPKCLKTCCSSSEDDDEVDDEWESLNS; encoded by the exons ATGAAGATAGTCGCACCTGTCGCGCTCCTACACCTGTGTTTACTTGCGGCAG CAACAGTTTCGGGTGATGACTCCACCGAAACTTCGCTGACAGCTTCACCGGGCGACGTCGCTCTACTTCCGTGTTACACCGTCGGTAACGTAACACCGTCCTTGACGACATGGATGAAAAATGGACGAGAAGtcattagaggaggaggaggaggagaaggaggaggagaaggaggcggcggcggtgcCTCCGGGAGCTCCTCTCCCACCGGGGAGCGCCTGGTCGTGCTGTATGATGGGAGCCTGAACATTAGGGGAGTGATACCTGGAGACGAGGGCAGCTACCTGTGCATCTCCACGCTGCCGAGTAACATCATCTTCCGGGCTCTGATGCAGCTTCAAGTGGTCG ATGGACCAGAAGATTTGTCCACGTCCGTGAGCCCAGCCACCGCCCTGTCCAACGGGACACTCTACGTCCGGCGGGGCTCGTCCGTCTCCTTTAACTGCTCCGCCTCGTCCTACCCGTCCCAGCGGCTGACCTGGGCCTTCAGCGGAGCTGGGTCCAGCAACGACGCGCTGGTTTCCCGCTCTGGGTCCTGGCTGTTTTTCAGGATAGACGACATTCAGCCCGGTCACCAAGGCGTTTACAGCTGCAGCGCCCAAAACAATGTCTCTCAGAAGACGGTCAATCAGAGCACCCAGCTGCTGGTGTACT atGTCCCAGACGGACACCCTGACTGCATGTGGGGGTCTTCGCGGGACCCGTCCCAGTTCATCTGCTCCTGGCCCGGAGCGTATCCCACCCCGGAGCTGCGCTGGAGTGAGGACGACGCCTTCACGGTGACGGACGACCTGTCGGTGGCGCTGAACCGCTCCCTGCTGTCCGACGGGCAGACCGTCAAGTGCTCGGCCCGGCACCCGCTGCTCCCGCCGGGGGAAGAGAAGTCGTGCTCGGTCGTCCTCA agCGTCCTTACCCCGATGGCGAGCCCATGGTCTCGGCTCTGGAGGCCACCACGGTGACCCTCAGCTGCACCGAGACCACGTCCATCCCCCCCGCGAACACCACGTGGAGAAAGGGTCTGCAGCAGGACGCCATCGTCCCCGGGTCCAAGTACGTCCTCTCGGAGGACGGCCCCGTCCTCCGGCTGACCATCGTCAACGCCACCAGGGAGGACGAGGGCTACTACTTCTGCCGCAGCGAGAACCTGCTGGGCGTGTGCGAGCTGGAGGTCTTCCTCACCGTGAAGA ACTCCTCCGCCTTCACGGGAGCCATCATCGGCGTCTTCATCGCCGTGCTGATCGTGGGATCGGCCGTGGTCGTGGCCAAAGTGGTTTACTCCAGCCGACATCACATATGCCTGG gtgaTGGCAGCGGCTTTGG ACAaatggaggacagaggagacgtCCTGAGTCTGGTGGAGTCGGACGACGAACAGTTCTTTCAGGACACCGTCCCCCAGCTGCCTCCGCTCCCCAACGGACGTCAGACCACGCTCGTCCAGATACACCGGATCCCGTCCA GTGATCACAAGGATGTAGAAGCTGCTGACATGAgcccacagcagcaggaagacaCGGCACAGACAGAAGAGCCCGAGGATCTTGTAACA ATTCTTCACATAGCGAAGGCGCTTCATCCCACGGACACAGTGTCACAGTGtcacagtgtcagtgtcagtccACGGCCCTCGGTTAAATGGACGCCAGCGGTGGAAGTGGGTCGACCAACTCAGGAAGTCAGGCGTGAAAAAAGCGAAGAATGCGACGATGTGCTCCACGAAGAACAACCCGGAGGAGCTGCAGCCGCCGT GGCAGCGGTCACTGCGGGTAACGGAGGAGAGCGAGGTCAGCCGTCAGGGATGAATCCGTCAAGCGCTGACTTCGTCCCGTGTTTCCATCCTCCCGCAGCCTCCGACCCGGCTCTGTTCCTGGAGCTGAAGACCCGGCGGCCCCCGTCCCTCCTGGAGCGGGCCGGGTGCGAGACGTGGAGCGTGGACTTCTCCCCGGACGGAGCCTGGTTCGCCTGGTCGATGGGACACGGCGTCGTGTGGGTGGTCGCCTGGCCTCTGGACTCCGA AGACGGTCAGAACGGGGACACCGACCGAGGAGATAAGAGCTTCAGCTGCGATCACCCCTTGTGGGGACTCGCCTTCGGGCCCAGACCCCCGAAATCAGCTGCGGCGTCTCGTCCGGCGAAGAGAAACTCAAAAGAgagcagcagcctcctcctgGCCACAGGTCTGGAGAACGGGGTCATCAAAATCTGGAACGTGTTTACAG GCGATGCTGTGTTCGATCTCCACGGCCACGAGGGCGTCGTCAGGAACCTGGTCTTCCCTCAGAACGGGACGCTCACGCTCATATCGTCCTCCCGGGACAAGACTCTGAGAATATGGGACCTGGCTCACAAAG GTAAAAAGGTGCAGGTTCTCTCCGGCCACAAAGACTGGatcagctgctgctgcgtctCGTCCGACTGCAGCATGATCGCTTCCATTGGCAGGTTTGACAGA ATGGTTTGTCTGTGGAGTCTGCGCTCGTACACGTTCATCAGGAACCTGAGCGGAGGGACCCATAAGACCCTGTACCTCCTGTCGTCCTGCGACTTCTCTCCGGACGGAGCGGTGCTCGCCACCGCCGCCTACAGCGGCTCCAGCTGGTGGATCGACCTCTGGGACCCGTACACGGCCGAGAAGCTGGTCACGCTGGT CGACTACTTTGATGACTACGGGCAAAGCCAAATATCATCAATCCAGTTCTCTCCCAGTGGTTTACACCTGGCCATCGTGACGGACGACAG agcTCTTAGGATCTGGGAGCctggagagagagggatggtgATGCAGACGAAGAAGGACCAGGAGTCTAACGGACTCTGCTGCAACTACCATCCACAAGGGGGCGTAGTGGCCACAGG gACCAGGGACGGCCACGTGAGGTTCTGGAGGTCCCCCATGACGGTCCCCAGCCTGAGCCACCTGTGCCGGTCCATCCTGCGCCACTCGGTGTCCACGCACCAGATCGAGGCGCTGCCGCTCCCCAAGAGGATCCACGAGTACCTCACCTACAGGAACATCCCGAAATGCCTGAAgacctgctgctcctcctccgaAGACGACGACGAAGTCGACGACGAGTGGGAAAGTCTGAACTCTTAG